Proteins from one Prinia subflava isolate CZ2003 ecotype Zambia chromosome 4, Cam_Psub_1.2, whole genome shotgun sequence genomic window:
- the DUSP6 gene encoding dual specificity protein phosphatase 6, giving the protein MLDTFRPVPFASEMAISKSVAWLNEQLEMGNDRLLLMDCRPQELYESSHIESAINVAIPGIMLRRLQKGNLPLRSLVASSEEDRERFARRCGTDTVVLYDEHSRDWNENTGGESVLGLLLKRLKDEGCKAFYLEGGFSKFQAEFALHCETNLDSSCSSSSPPLPVLGLGGLRISSDSSSDIESDIDRDPNSATDSDGSPLSNNQPSFPVEILPYLYLGCAKDSTNLDVLEEFGIKYILNVTPNLPNLFENAGEFKYKQIPISDHWSQNLSQFFPEAISFIDEARGKNCGVLVHCLAGISRSVTVTVAYLMQKLNLSMNDAYDIVKMKKSNISPNFNFMGQLLDFERTLGLSSPCDNRVPNQQLYFTTPSNQNVFQVDSLQST; this is encoded by the exons ATGCTAGATACGTTCAGACCCGTCCCTTTCGCGTCGGAAATGGCGATTAGTAAATCCGTGGCGTGGCTGAACGAGCAGCTGGAGATGGGCAACGACCGGCTACTGCTGATGGACTGTCGGCCGCAGGAGTTGTACGAGTCGTCCCACATCGAGTCGGCCATCAATGTGGCCATCCCCGGCATCATGCTGCGGCGCCTGCAGAAGGGCAACCTGCCCCTGCGCTCGCTGGTCGCCAGCAGCGAGGAGGACCGGGAGCGCTTCGCTCGCCGGTGCGGCACCGACACCGTAGTGCTGTACGACGAGCACAGCCGCGACTGGAACGAGAACACGGGCGGCGAGtccgtgctggggctgctcctcaaGCGCCTCAAAGATGAAGGCTGCAAGGCATTTTATCTGGAAG GTGGTTTTAGCAAGTTCCAGGCCGAGTTCGCCTTGCACTGTGAAACTAACCTAGACAGTTCGTGTagcagcagctctcctcctTTGCCGGTCCTGGGCTTGGGAGGCCTCCGAATCAGCTCCGATTCATCATCCGACATTGAATCTGACATTGACAGAGACCCCAATAGTGCCACCGACTCCGATGGCAGCCCTCTCTCCAACAACCAGCCTTCCTTTCCGGTGGAGATTTTACCCTACCTCTACTTAGGCTGTGCCAAGGACTCCACGAATTTGGACGTTTTAGAAGAGTTCGGCATTAAATACATCTTGAATGTTACTCCTAACCTGCCTAATCTCTTTGAAAACGCCGGTGAATTCAAGTACAAACAGATCCCGATCTCTGACCACTGGAGCCAAAATCTGTCTCAGTTCTTTCCTGAGGCCATCTCCTTTATAG ATGAAGCACGGGGGAAGAACTGCGGCGTCCTGGTGCACTGCCTAGCAGGGATCAGCCGCTCGGTCACAGTGACGGTGGCCTACCTCATGCAGAAGCTGAACTTGTCCATGAATGATGCCTATGATATTGTCAAGATGAAGAAGTCCAACATTTCGCCCAACTTCAACTTCATGGGTCAGCTGCTGGACTTTGAGCGGACTCTGGGACTGAGCAGCCCCTGTGACAATCGAGTGCCAAACCAGCAGCTGTACTTCACCACCCCTTCCAACCAGAACGTCTTCCAGGTGGATTCCTTGCAGTCCACGTGA